A portion of the Desulforegula conservatrix Mb1Pa genome contains these proteins:
- a CDS encoding transposase, translating into LAGFQHEPHVTGGGKAAVEHPSFKWVNIILGNLKNALKGTYHAINRKHVPRYLAEFQYRFNRRYDLPSMIHRLIYVALRTPPMPSTMLSMAEAEW; encoded by the coding sequence CTCGCTGGTTTCCAGCACGAACCCCATGTTACTGGAGGTGGTAAAGCAGCTGTAGAGCATCCATCCTTCAAATGGGTCAATATAATACTTGGTAACTTAAAAAATGCGCTCAAAGGTACTTATCATGCAATTAATCGCAAGCATGTTCCGCGGTACCTGGCAGAATTTCAGTACAGATTCAATCGCCGATATGATCTGCCGTCCATGATTCACAGACTGATTTATGTTGCTCTTAGGACTCCACCCATGCCATCAACCATGCTTTCTATGGCTGAAGCAGAGTGGTAA